The DNA segment TGAAAAACTCTACAATCCGCGCAAAACACCGGAAGAGTACAAGGCTTTGGAAGATGCCGGATTTAAGTTCAAGCACTATGAAGGCATGAATCCAGATATGGATAAGGGATCTTTGATTATCGATGATCTCAATCAGTACGAAGCTGACAAGCTGGTGGAAATCCTCAAACCTGATCTCTTTTGCGCAGGTATCAAAGAGAAATTCTCCATTCAGAAACTGGGCATCCCCATGAAACAGTTGCACAGCTATGACTCCGGCGGCCCGTATGCCGGGTTCAAGGGCGCAGTCAATTTCTACAAGGAAATCGACCGTCTCGTGAACAGCAAGGTCTGGAGCTACATGAAGGCTCCCTGGCAGGAAAATCCTGAACTTACCGGCACCTTCGTGTGGGAATAACCGAGGGAGAGAGAAGACAATGTTATTAAGACATACTAAAAAAGAAGTTGCTGACCGCAAGGCTCTGGTGATCAATCCGGCCAAGACATGTCAGCCTATCGGAGCCATGTACGCCGCCCTCGGTATTCACGGCTGCCTGCCTCATAGCCATGGTTCTCAGGGGTGCTGTGCGTATCATCGCTCCACCCTGACACGTCACTATAAGGAACCCATTTCGGCCGCGACCAGTTCCTTTACTGAAGGAGCATCGGTTTTTGGCGGACAGGCCAACCTGGTGCAGGCCATCGACAATATCTTCACGGTCTACGAGCCTGAAGTTATCGCAGTGCACACCACGTGTCTGTCCGAGACCATTGGTGATGACCTGAACCAGATTCGTACCAAGGCTCAGAAAGAAGGAAAGATCCCTGAAGGCAAGACTGTCATCGGAGCTCCCACTCCGAGCTATGTCGGTTCCCACGTCACCGGATTCTCCAATATGGTGAAAGCCATGGCTCAGTTGGCTGAACCGTCTGGCAAGAAATCCGGCAAGGTCAATGTCATCCCCGGTTGGGTCGAACCTTCCGATATGGCCGAGATCAAGCGTCTCGCTGGTTTGATCGGTGTGGACATCACTCTGTTCCCTGATACTTCCGGTGTTCTCGATGCTCCGCTGACCGGAGAATACAAGATGTTCCCTGATGGAGGCGTTACCGTCTCCGAACTCAAGAAGAGTGGCGATGCCATTGGAACTCTCGCTCTGGGTGAGTGGTGTTCGGCAGACGCTGCCCGCTGGCTCGATTCCAAATGCAAGGTGCCGTGCACTGTGCTGGATATGCCATTCGGACTGGCTGCCACTGACCGTTTCATTGATGTTCTGCGTACCGTGGCCGGAGTCTCTGTCCCCGATGCCGTGGCCACTGAACGTGGTCAGCTCGTGGATATGATTTCCGACATGCACCAGTACTTCTACGGCAAGCGTGTTGCCATCTGGGGCGACCCAGATCAGCTCATCTCCATGTGTGAATTCCTGGTCTCTCTGGACATGCAACCCGTGTATGTCGTGACCGGAACTCCGGGCAAGAAGTTCGAGAAGCGGATTCAGGAAATCTGTGAAGGGCAGCCCTTTGAAGTCAAAGTCAAGGCCAAAGGCGATATGTTCCTGATGCACCAGTGGATCAAGAACGAGCCTGTCGATCTGCTTATCGGAAATACCTATGGCAAGTACATTGCCCGTGACGAGGACATCCCGTTCTTGCGCTGGGGCTTCCCGATCCTGGATCGCCAGGGTCACCAGTACTTCCCGACAGTTGGCTACAAGGGCGGGCTCAGGTTGCTTGAAAAGATCCTGACCCTGTTCCTGGACCGTAAGGACCGCGACGATCCAGAACGGGTATTCGAACTCGTCCTGTAGCACTCCCATACCCGCGGCGGAGAGCTTCCCCCTCCGCCGCGGCTTTTGAAAGAGGCCCGATTGCCACGACGTCCACCTTTTGACATTCCGGTCCGACGGGCTGGACCGGAATACTTCTCCGGCATTCGGACCTTTTTGAAAAGCCGTAACATACAAAGGATACGCAGCATGGCACCCAGCTCCACTTCATACGATACCCATCCTTGCTTCGGCCTTGCTTCACGCAAGAATGTCGGACGCCTGCATCTTCCTGTCGCTCCCCGGGCGAATTCAAAAATCAGATTTTCTGGTTTGATCAAGGCCAAGTCCGCCATGCTTCCGGAGGAGGCCATGACCTGGCTTAAAAGCGTGATATCCGAAGGGACAACTGTCGATGTCGTTGGGATTACCGGTCCCGGCGATCCCATGGCTGTGCCTGAGCCGACCCTTCGGACATTGAACATGGTTCATGCAGAATTTCCGAAAATTTCATTGTGCATGACCACCGTTGGTATCGGGAGTGCCAAGTATGCATCTGAACTGGCCGCACTCGGGCTTTCCCATGTCACATTGCTGGTGGACGCCGTCTCTCCAGAGGTCGCAGAGAACCTGTACGCCTGGGTTAGACCGTCAACCAAGACGGTTCCATTACCGGAAGCGGTTCAGCTTTTGATGAAAGATCAGGCCGATGCCGTGGTTGCTTTCAAGGAAGCAGGAATCACCGTCAAGATCAATACCACGGTCTATCCGGGGATTAACGCCGGGCATGTGGAAGAGATCGCCTCAACCATGGCGAGCCTCGGCGCCGATATCATGGCAGTGGTTCCCTACAGGCCGGACCCTGACTGTACCGATGCTCCCGCCGAATGCGGTGCGGAGCTTATGGACACCATTCGCGAGGGGGTGGCGCGTCACCTGCATCTCATGCCTGCCTGGGAGGACTGTGGCGAGGACATCGTCGGTCTGACTTCACTCGAAAAGCGCGACGCCCCTATTTCTGTGCTGCCCAAGCCCATAGCCGATCGTCCCAACGTGGCCGTTGTCAGTTCAGGTGGTATGGACGTGGACCTGCATCTTGGCCACGCGGTCAAGGTTTTGATCTATGGCCCACGAGAAGATGGCCTGCCATGTCTGCTGGAATCCAGGGATGCGCCTGAACCCGGTTCCGGTTCCAGGCGTTGGAAAGACCTTTCCAAGCTGCTGAAGGATTGCTTTGTGCTCCTGACCGCGAGTGCAGGCGAAAAACCACGACAAATTTTGAGCCGCGATGGGCTGTCAGTCCTGATCACCGATGGGGAGATCGCAGGGACGGTAGACGTGCTTTATGGCGGCGGAAAAAAAGGCAAGAAATTCCGCAAACAATAGCGAGGAGAATCAATCATGGCCGTACCTGAGAGAATGATCATTTGTTGTCAGAGTTTTCGTGCAGCAGGCGAACCCAAAGGCATCTGTCACAAGCAGACCGATGGTTTCCTGCAGTACATCGAGGAAGAAATCCTGGACCGTGGTCTGGATGCCCTGGTTGTCGCCACAACCTGTCTCAAGCAGTGTGAATCCGGTCCGATCATGGTCGTTCAGCCTGAGAACTGGTGGTTCAAGGGTGTGGATAGTGAAGCGGTCATTGATGAGATTCTTGATGCTTTGGAAGACGGCGAACCCTGCGCTGCTTACCTTGCCGCATAAAAATTGAGAGAGTCCGATGTCTGAAGCCGCCGTCATCCGCCCCGCAATGAGTGTCCCCTTGACAGGGTACAGTGCTCCGCTCAGGTCGCTGACCTTTATGAGAGAGAGTGTCACGCTTGATGCACTGGAGCTGCGGCGCGGTCTGGAAAAGATGCTGAACAACGGTCGGGGACGCATCCTGATCGCGTCGAGTTCCAGCATGACTGAAGCTGGAGCCTGTTCGGGGCTTTTGATGGCACCCATGGCTCAAGACAGTCCCGCCCTCCCGAAAGGGAACATGCTTTCCCCAGTGGGAAGGCGGGACTCGGACATCGGTTCACAGTTGCAAGACAGGGGCACGGGACGGGGACTGCGCTCGGAGACGGCTCGAATACGTTTCGGGAAGGCATCGCCCCTGCCATCCTTTGCCCACTGTCCTGTTGTTAACAGACCGGAATTCCGGCTGTCATGTTCAGGGACCAACTCATAAGGGGAAGACTCATGAGTACGACGATCTTGGAAGAAAGAAAGGATCAGATCCACCGGACCGGTGAGGGCGCTATTGACATCGCCTGCAATCGTGAATCCTTGGCGGGCGCGGTCAGCCAGCGTGCGTGTGTATTCTGTGGTTCCCGCGTGGTTCTGTATCCTATTGCCGATGCCCTACATCTTGTGCATGGCCCCATCGGTTGTGCTGTCTATACCTGGGATATCCGGGGAGCGCTTTCCAGTGGCCCGGAGCTTCATAGGCTTTCCTTTTCTACGGACCTTCAGGAGATCGATGTCATTTTCGGTGGGGAAAAGAAGCTGTCGGCAGCGCTTGATGAATTGATTGACCGGCATCAGCCCAAGGCTGCTTTTGTCTACTCCACCTGTATTGTCGGTTTGATCGGTGATGATCTTGAAGCCGTCTGTCGCAAAATGAGCGAAGAGAAGGGGATTCCGGTTCTGCCGGTCATGTCCGAGGGATTCAAGGGAAACAAGAGAGCTGGGTATCTTGCCGCGTGCAAGGCGATGTTCCGGTTGATCGGCACACGCGATACTTCAGGGATTACTCCCATATCCATCAATATTTTTGGCGATTTCAATCTCGCTGGCGAGATATGGATCATTCGCGAATATTTCAGGCGCATGGGCGTGGAAGTCGTGGCAAACGTCACGGGTGATGGCCGTGTCAACGACATTGGGCGCTGCCATGGTGCCGCCTTAAATCTCGTCCAATGTTCTGGTTCAACTCTTGATCTGGCCAAAATGATGGAAGAAAAATATGGGATTCCCTATTTGCGGGTCTCCTATCTCGGTATCGAGGATATGGCTGATTCGCTCTATCAGGTGGCCGACTTTTTCAAGGATCAGGATACTGGGATCGTTGAA comes from the Pseudodesulfovibrio piezophilus C1TLV30 genome and includes:
- the nifK gene encoding nitrogenase molybdenum-iron protein subunit beta — encoded protein: MLLRHTKKEVADRKALVINPAKTCQPIGAMYAALGIHGCLPHSHGSQGCCAYHRSTLTRHYKEPISAATSSFTEGASVFGGQANLVQAIDNIFTVYEPEVIAVHTTCLSETIGDDLNQIRTKAQKEGKIPEGKTVIGAPTPSYVGSHVTGFSNMVKAMAQLAEPSGKKSGKVNVIPGWVEPSDMAEIKRLAGLIGVDITLFPDTSGVLDAPLTGEYKMFPDGGVTVSELKKSGDAIGTLALGEWCSADAARWLDSKCKVPCTVLDMPFGLAATDRFIDVLRTVAGVSVPDAVATERGQLVDMISDMHQYFYGKRVAIWGDPDQLISMCEFLVSLDMQPVYVVTGTPGKKFEKRIQEICEGQPFEVKVKAKGDMFLMHQWIKNEPVDLLIGNTYGKYIARDEDIPFLRWGFPILDRQGHQYFPTVGYKGGLRLLEKILTLFLDRKDRDDPERVFELVL
- a CDS encoding radical SAM protein — its product is MAPSSTSYDTHPCFGLASRKNVGRLHLPVAPRANSKIRFSGLIKAKSAMLPEEAMTWLKSVISEGTTVDVVGITGPGDPMAVPEPTLRTLNMVHAEFPKISLCMTTVGIGSAKYASELAALGLSHVTLLVDAVSPEVAENLYAWVRPSTKTVPLPEAVQLLMKDQADAVVAFKEAGITVKINTTVYPGINAGHVEEIASTMASLGADIMAVVPYRPDPDCTDAPAECGAELMDTIREGVARHLHLMPAWEDCGEDIVGLTSLEKRDAPISVLPKPIADRPNVAVVSSGGMDVDLHLGHAVKVLIYGPREDGLPCLLESRDAPEPGSGSRRWKDLSKLLKDCFVLLTASAGEKPRQILSRDGLSVLITDGEIAGTVDVLYGGGKKGKKFRKQ
- the nifE gene encoding nitrogenase iron-molybdenum cofactor biosynthesis protein NifE; protein product: MSTTILEERKDQIHRTGEGAIDIACNRESLAGAVSQRACVFCGSRVVLYPIADALHLVHGPIGCAVYTWDIRGALSSGPELHRLSFSTDLQEIDVIFGGEKKLSAALDELIDRHQPKAAFVYSTCIVGLIGDDLEAVCRKMSEEKGIPVLPVMSEGFKGNKRAGYLAACKAMFRLIGTRDTSGITPISINIFGDFNLAGEIWIIREYFRRMGVEVVANVTGDGRVNDIGRCHGAALNLVQCSGSTLDLAKMMEEKYGIPYLRVSYLGIEDMADSLYQVADFFKDQDTGIVERTQELVREELASLMPELAQYRKDLDGRKVAMYVGGSFKAFSLVKAFRHLGMKVVMVGSQTGTKEDYAELEQITDPGTIIVDDANPLELSAFIKEKDVDLFVGGVKERPIAYKLGVGFCDHNHERKEALEGFEGMLNFAREVHSSVMSPVWNFVPRRANRVLEAEKEAVNE
- a CDS encoding (2Fe-2S) ferredoxin domain-containing protein, whose protein sequence is MAVPERMIICCQSFRAAGEPKGICHKQTDGFLQYIEEEILDRGLDALVVATTCLKQCESGPIMVVQPENWWFKGVDSEAVIDEILDALEDGEPCAAYLAA